The proteins below are encoded in one region of Halalkalicoccus jeotgali B3:
- a CDS encoding NAD(P)-dependent alcohol dehydrogenase, which translates to MKAAELVDAGRFELRDRERPAPGPTDVLVEVSDVGICGSDVHWYDHGRMGERSIDEPLVLGHESAGQVVAVGRDVDRVAVGDEVAIEPGVPCGHCRYCRDGRYNLCPDVEFMATPGTDGAFREYVSWPAEFVHELPPTVSTREGALCEPVSVGIQAVRRADLDVGDSVLVMGVGPIGLLTMDVARAAGAATVAVADIVPSKLDRATDRGADLAIDSRTEDVGDTLREEFDGGVDVVIEATGAPPAIEAALDAPRPGGTAVLVGLAPGETVPMDAFETVRRQIDIRGSYRFANTYPTALSLLGANEVDATGTIDVEMPLERIGDAFERAKTPDVIKGLLSVN; encoded by the coding sequence ATGAAGGCGGCCGAACTCGTCGACGCGGGGCGGTTCGAACTGCGAGACAGGGAGCGTCCCGCTCCGGGTCCGACGGACGTCCTCGTCGAGGTGAGCGACGTCGGGATCTGCGGGTCGGACGTCCACTGGTACGATCACGGGCGGATGGGCGAGCGCAGCATCGACGAGCCGTTGGTACTCGGCCACGAGAGCGCGGGCCAGGTCGTCGCCGTCGGTCGGGACGTCGACCGCGTGGCCGTCGGCGACGAGGTCGCGATAGAACCCGGCGTCCCCTGCGGGCACTGTCGGTACTGTCGGGACGGTCGGTACAACCTGTGTCCGGACGTCGAGTTCATGGCGACACCCGGGACCGACGGGGCCTTCAGGGAGTACGTCTCGTGGCCGGCGGAGTTCGTCCACGAACTCCCGCCGACGGTCTCCACTCGCGAGGGCGCGCTCTGTGAGCCTGTGAGTGTCGGGATCCAGGCCGTGCGCCGGGCCGACCTCGACGTGGGCGATTCGGTGCTCGTCATGGGTGTCGGACCGATCGGACTGCTAACGATGGACGTCGCACGGGCGGCCGGCGCGGCGACCGTGGCCGTCGCCGACATCGTGCCCTCGAAACTGGACCGGGCCACCGATCGCGGGGCGGACCTCGCCATCGACAGTCGCACCGAGGACGTCGGGGACACGCTCCGCGAGGAGTTCGACGGCGGTGTCGACGTGGTGATCGAAGCCACCGGGGCGCCGCCGGCGATCGAAGCGGCACTCGACGCGCCACGACCCGGCGGTACCGCGGTGCTGGTCGGGTTGGCGCCCGGCGAGACGGTGCCGATGGACGCCTTCGAGACGGTCCGACGGCAGATCGATATTCGGGGAAGCTATCGGTTCGCGAATACGTATCCGACGGCACTCTCGCTGCTCGGCGCGAACGAGGTCGACGCGACGGGGACGATCGACGTCGAGATGCCGCTCGAACGGATCGGCGACGCCTTCGAGCGTGCCAAAACGCCCGACGTGATCAAGGGCTTACTCTCGGTGAACTGA
- a CDS encoding UxaA family hydrolase translates to MTTPAADGVHTPSGARFAGFEREDGRVGVRNRVLVAPSVICSHIVAERIADANESAICTPHDHGCAQIGADHEQTERTLLNLARNPNVAGTTVVGLGCEHLQSEPFAERIATEGVPVRQTAIQDAGGTEACIEAGAEATADLARTSLTDERSDVTLGDLTVGVVSSDLDRSTREVADPLVGETVDALLDLGARVVVAGTERLAPHTEAAADRGENDEVAAGIREACGREARQPGNAQRVVRHAASTEFESVVGTWGTASVEEFVPYGARATVDEGLVLVDSPSRFEEAATALAAAGASVVVHVTADGIPTGHPVVPVLKVTGDGTTAEALAADIDLDARESDPDDVLDELARVADGGQTAAERHGLTKFAISRVGPSQ, encoded by the coding sequence ATGACGACGCCAGCCGCGGACGGAGTTCATACCCCCAGTGGGGCCCGGTTTGCGGGATTCGAGCGCGAGGACGGTCGAGTCGGCGTCCGAAACCGGGTCCTCGTCGCCCCGTCGGTGATCTGTTCGCATATCGTGGCCGAACGTATCGCGGACGCCAACGAGAGCGCCATCTGCACGCCCCACGACCACGGCTGTGCCCAGATCGGTGCCGATCACGAGCAGACCGAGCGAACCCTGCTGAACCTCGCACGGAACCCCAACGTCGCGGGCACGACGGTCGTCGGCCTCGGTTGTGAGCACCTCCAGAGCGAACCGTTCGCAGAGCGGATCGCCACCGAGGGGGTGCCGGTCCGTCAGACGGCCATCCAAGATGCCGGCGGGACCGAAGCATGTATCGAGGCGGGCGCCGAGGCGACCGCGGATCTCGCGCGGACGTCCCTCACCGACGAACGGAGCGACGTGACCCTCGGCGATCTGACCGTCGGCGTCGTGAGTTCGGATCTCGATCGATCGACCCGCGAGGTCGCGGACCCGCTCGTCGGCGAGACCGTCGACGCCCTCCTCGATCTCGGTGCGCGCGTCGTCGTCGCCGGCACCGAGCGACTCGCCCCCCATACGGAGGCCGCCGCAGACCGGGGCGAAAACGACGAGGTCGCCGCGGGGATCCGCGAGGCCTGCGGGCGCGAAGCGCGCCAGCCCGGGAACGCCCAGCGGGTCGTCCGCCACGCCGCAAGCACCGAGTTCGAGTCGGTCGTCGGGACGTGGGGGACCGCTTCCGTCGAGGAGTTCGTTCCCTACGGCGCTCGGGCGACCGTCGACGAGGGGCTGGTGCTGGTCGACTCCCCGTCGCGCTTCGAGGAGGCGGCGACGGCGCTCGCGGCGGCCGGTGCGTCCGTGGTCGTGCATGTCACGGCCGACGGGATCCCGACGGGCCACCCAGTGGTGCCGGTGCTGAAGGTGACCGGCGACGGGACGACCGCCGAGGCGCTCGCGGCGGACATCGACCTCGACGCCCGCGAGAGCGACCCCGACGACGTCCTCGACGAACTCGCTCGCGTGGCCGACGGTGGCCAAACCGCCGCAGAGAGACACGGACTGACGAAGTTCGCCATAAGTCGCGTCGGACCCTCACAATGA
- a CDS encoding UxaA family hydrolase: MKGEVLGDVGLHMAETDNVVTAIDDLETGTEIPWGGTAIELQEDVEFGHKVALEPIQPGDVVRKYGEPIGEAVETIAPGEWVHTHNCESARGRGDRADAEVI; this comes from the coding sequence ATGAAAGGAGAAGTACTCGGCGACGTCGGGTTGCACATGGCGGAAACGGACAACGTCGTTACGGCCATCGACGACCTCGAAACGGGCACGGAGATTCCCTGGGGCGGGACGGCGATCGAACTGCAAGAGGACGTCGAGTTCGGCCACAAGGTCGCACTGGAACCGATCCAACCTGGCGACGTCGTTCGCAAGTACGGCGAGCCGATCGGCGAGGCAGTCGAGACGATCGCTCCCGGCGAGTGGGTTCACACGCACAACTGCGAGAGCGCGCGTGGGCGGGGCGACCGCGCCGACGCGGAGGTGATCTGA
- a CDS encoding UxaA family hydrolase, translating into MATFDGYPRPTGPAGVRNYVAVIPTSVAASAVADAIADRTVENVRSTPHQMGIDPPDGACEQIERTLSGIGQNPNVGAALVVALGTETIDADGIADAIAATGRNVETLTIREAGGTAAAVGTGVDHARELWDGIADARREERDASELVFGVECGGSDATSGIAANPAVGAACDRLVRDGGTASFSETPEFIGAEHLLAERCVDDEVRDRLLERVERRESAAQLMGVDLRGAQPTPGNQDGGLTTIEEKSLGAIVKGGTTPVRGIVEYAESLPVGGGLVLMDTPGYDIESVVGKVAGGAQIVAFTTGRGSTTGNPLAPVIKVTGNPKTADRLASNMDVNASTIIDGESIDAVGERIYETLLAVASGKRTAAEQRRLEEFAINELQPNELAELRGNA; encoded by the coding sequence ATGGCAACGTTCGACGGGTATCCACGACCGACGGGTCCCGCAGGGGTCCGCAACTACGTCGCCGTGATACCCACCTCAGTCGCGGCCTCGGCGGTCGCGGACGCGATCGCCGACCGTACAGTCGAAAACGTCCGTTCGACGCCCCACCAGATGGGGATCGACCCGCCGGACGGGGCGTGCGAGCAGATCGAGCGCACGTTATCGGGCATCGGGCAGAATCCGAACGTCGGGGCGGCACTCGTCGTCGCGCTCGGAACGGAAACGATCGACGCCGACGGGATCGCCGATGCGATCGCGGCGACGGGACGGAACGTCGAGACGCTCACGATCCGTGAGGCCGGAGGGACGGCGGCGGCCGTCGGAACGGGCGTCGATCACGCTCGCGAACTCTGGGACGGGATCGCCGACGCGAGACGCGAAGAGCGGGACGCGAGCGAGCTCGTCTTCGGCGTCGAATGTGGCGGCTCGGATGCGACCAGCGGGATCGCGGCGAACCCCGCGGTCGGCGCCGCGTGCGATCGGCTGGTTCGGGACGGCGGCACCGCGAGTTTCTCGGAGACTCCCGAGTTCATCGGCGCAGAACACCTCCTTGCCGAGCGGTGTGTCGACGACGAGGTCCGCGATCGATTACTGGAGCGGGTCGAGCGGCGCGAATCGGCCGCACAGCTGATGGGCGTCGACCTCCGGGGCGCACAGCCCACACCCGGAAACCAGGACGGCGGGTTGACGACCATCGAGGAAAAGAGCCTCGGGGCGATCGTAAAGGGCGGGACCACGCCCGTCCGCGGGATCGTCGAGTACGCCGAATCGCTCCCGGTCGGCGGCGGGTTGGTACTGATGGACACCCCCGGATACGACATCGAGAGCGTCGTCGGGAAGGTCGCCGGCGGCGCACAGATCGTCGCGTTCACCACGGGACGGGGATCGACCACCGGAAACCCGCTCGCGCCGGTGATCAAGGTGACCGGGAACCCGAAAACCGCGGATCGGCTCGCCTCGAACATGGACGTAAACGCCAGTACGATCATCGACGGCGAATCCATCGACGCGGTCGGCGAGCGGATCTACGAGACCCTTCTGGCGGTCGCCAGCGGCAAACGGACGGCCGCCGAACAGCGTCGCTTGGAGGAGTTCGCGATCAACGAACTCCAGCCAAACGAACTGGCGGAACTGCGGGGGAACGCATGA
- a CDS encoding TRAP transporter large permease, whose product MSELLVIGALFLGTLLVLYALGVPVGIAMGATCIVVMISPLGNGLNYSVIAQQMLYGLNSFTLLAIPFYLLLGRLMNRIGMTPRIFDLANSMVGQFRGGLAHVNIVASMIFSGMSGLAVADAAGLGRVEYAAMRDQGYEKDISLGVTGSSAIIGPIIPPSVPIIIYAVLAEQSIGELFLGGIIPGILIGVFLMALVLLFVYVRGYETEDSFDLGDFWTCLKEAVFPLLAPILIIGGIVTGTFTATEAGAIAVVYTVFLGMFVYRELTLGGLFKELQYGMVETFALTFIVGIASLYGLVALQLRLPILMADSITAFSTDPTVVILLLVGLLLVVGTFMETIAAITILVPIFMPILQLTGIDPIHFGIVMILTLMLGLLTPPFGVILFVLEKVTDATLEETMKAVLPYYVPILLVLLLTIFIPEIVTYPATELVGS is encoded by the coding sequence ATGAGTGAGCTACTCGTCATCGGGGCCCTGTTCCTCGGGACGCTCCTCGTGTTGTACGCGCTCGGCGTCCCCGTCGGGATCGCCATGGGGGCGACGTGCATAGTGGTCATGATCTCCCCGCTCGGGAACGGGCTCAACTATAGCGTTATCGCCCAGCAGATGCTCTACGGGCTCAACAGCTTCACGCTGTTGGCGATCCCGTTCTACCTCCTGTTGGGACGGTTGATGAATCGCATCGGGATGACACCGCGGATCTTCGATCTGGCCAACTCCATGGTCGGGCAGTTCCGCGGCGGTCTGGCCCACGTCAACATCGTCGCGAGCATGATCTTCTCGGGGATGTCGGGGCTGGCCGTCGCCGACGCCGCCGGGCTCGGTCGCGTCGAGTACGCCGCGATGCGCGATCAGGGCTACGAGAAGGACATCTCGCTCGGGGTCACGGGATCGTCGGCGATCATCGGCCCGATCATCCCGCCGAGCGTCCCGATCATCATCTACGCCGTGCTGGCCGAGCAGTCGATCGGGGAGTTGTTCCTCGGTGGGATCATCCCGGGGATCCTGATCGGCGTCTTCCTCATGGCGCTGGTCCTGTTGTTCGTCTACGTGCGGGGCTACGAGACCGAGGACTCGTTCGACCTCGGGGACTTCTGGACGTGCCTGAAGGAGGCGGTGTTCCCGCTGCTCGCCCCGATCCTCATCATCGGCGGGATCGTCACGGGGACGTTTACCGCCACGGAAGCGGGTGCGATAGCGGTCGTGTACACCGTCTTCCTCGGGATGTTCGTCTACAGAGAACTCACCCTCGGCGGCCTCTTCAAGGAGCTGCAGTACGGGATGGTCGAGACGTTCGCGCTGACGTTTATCGTCGGCATCGCGTCCCTGTACGGGCTCGTTGCCCTCCAGCTCCGGCTGCCGATCCTGATGGCCGATTCGATCACGGCCTTCTCGACCGATCCCACCGTCGTGATCCTCCTGTTGGTCGGCCTCCTGCTCGTCGTCGGGACGTTCATGGAAACGATCGCCGCGATCACGATCCTCGTGCCGATCTTCATGCCGATCCTCCAGCTCACCGGCATCGATCCGATCCACTTCGGTATCGTGATGATCCTGACGCTGATGCTTGGTCTACTGACGCCGCCGTTCGGCGTCATCCTCTTCGTCCTCGAGAAGGTGACCGACGCGACCCTCGAGGAGACGATGAAGGCGGTACTGCCGTATTACGTGCCGATCCTGCTGGTGTTGTTGCTCACGATCTTCATCCCGGAGATCGTCACGTACCCGGCGACCGAGCTGGTCGGGTCCTGA
- a CDS encoding TRAP transporter small permease — translation MEIDQSLELKTDHLFDKVVLYSATGLFATTIILTTIQIFVRLLDLPTFGYLHWTEPAARFILIIATYLGAAVAIRNSEHIAIQFLLERLTKWNPRLGLAVQLLGDLIVIGFLWVAFLGTSTNAIGDWTTSIGGIGVVTAGHIYLGITVGVVLMLIYAVIDVVTLLKGIANGTVHGRFEEGMADE, via the coding sequence ATGGAAATCGATCAATCACTCGAACTGAAGACGGACCATCTCTTCGATAAGGTCGTCCTCTATAGTGCGACCGGACTGTTCGCGACGACGATCATCCTGACGACGATTCAGATCTTTGTTCGGCTGTTGGACCTCCCGACGTTCGGGTACCTCCACTGGACCGAACCGGCGGCGCGGTTCATACTGATTATCGCGACGTATCTGGGTGCTGCTGTGGCCATCCGAAACAGCGAACACATCGCGATCCAGTTCCTCCTCGAACGACTCACGAAGTGGAACCCGCGGCTCGGGCTTGCGGTCCAACTGCTGGGGGATCTGATCGTCATCGGGTTCCTGTGGGTCGCGTTCTTGGGGACGAGTACGAACGCGATCGGCGACTGGACGACGTCGATCGGCGGGATCGGGGTCGTCACGGCCGGCCACATCTATCTGGGGATCACCGTCGGCGTCGTCCTCATGCTGATCTACGCCGTCATCGACGTGGTAACGCTGCTGAAGGGGATCGCCAACGGCACCGTGCACGGGCGCTTCGAGGAGGGGATGGCCGATGAGTGA